CTATTTATGGCGGATCAGGTTGGTCATGCCCTTTGTCTTGATCGAGTTGATTTTTTACCAGATGCTAAACCTCCCCATGTTGATCATAAAGATTCGCTTGATCCGCAATTGCGGTTACAGATGCTCGAATTAGCAGTTGCTGATAACCCCTTTTTAGGGATTGAGTATACCGAGTTAGAGCGGGGAGGAGTCAGCTATACTTACGATACTATTAAGTATTTGTTAGATAAGCACCCTAATGTGGATTATTACTTTATTATTGGTGGGGATATGGTCGATTACCTTGACAAGTGGTATCGGATCAATGATTTAATCCGCTTACCCCATTTCCATTTTGTCGGTGTTCACCGTCAAGGAGCGAAGAATGAGACACGATATCCAGTGATTTGGGTAGATGTCCCAACAGTTGATTTTAGTTCAACCGATATTCGACAACGGGTGCAACGTGGCCAATCAATCAAGTATATGGTCCCAGATGCCGTAAGCAAGTTTATTGAGGAGCATCAATTATATCGTGAATGAGTGAATGAAGAATTAGTTTATAATAAAAGTTATATCCCAATGACACGGTCTGAACTTATCGACCGTCTCAAAAAGGCGTTAAAGAATAAACGATTTCAGCATGTATTACGTGTTGAAAAAACAGCGATTGAGTTAGCTGCTCAATACGGTGTTGATATTGAAAAAGCAAGTATCGCTGGCCTGTGTCATGATTATGCTAAACAGCGTCCTGACGAAGATTTTATTGCCGAAATTAAGAAAAAAGGGCTTAATCCGCTGCTCT
The genomic region above belongs to Limosilactobacillus reuteri and contains:
- a CDS encoding nicotinate-nucleotide adenylyltransferase — encoded protein: MQSCSVVDKVQTQAQPETKVSGHRKRIGLYGGTFNPIHNAHLFMADQVGHALCLDRVDFLPDAKPPHVDHKDSLDPQLRLQMLELAVADNPFLGIEYTELERGGVSYTYDTIKYLLDKHPNVDYYFIIGGDMVDYLDKWYRINDLIRLPHFHFVGVHRQGAKNETRYPVIWVDVPTVDFSSTDIRQRVQRGQSIKYMVPDAVSKFIEEHQLYRE